The Nonlabens spongiae genome contains a region encoding:
- a CDS encoding NAD-dependent epimerase/dehydratase family protein, producing MTILVIGACGQIGTELTMKLREIHGNDRIIAADIREGSEELMASGPFEILDAMNSSQVEDVCLHYEVEEVYLMAAMLSATGEKFPEKAWDLNMGSLFIILNLAKEKKINKIFWPSSIAVFGPTTPQVDTPQHTIMEPSTVYGISKQTGERWCEYYFNKYGVDVRSIRYPGLISWKTQPGGGTTDYAIDIFHKALNEKEYECFLEADTALPMMYMEDAIRATLEIMMAPKEHIKIRSSYNLSGMSFTPSQIAADITRHIPEFKIDYRPDFRQEIADSWPGSINDDRARKDWGWKHVYDLETTVETMLENLRSTTGSSIDKPTKF from the coding sequence ATGACTATACTGGTAATAGGTGCCTGTGGGCAAATAGGTACAGAGCTCACCATGAAACTGAGAGAGATTCATGGAAATGATAGAATCATCGCTGCAGACATACGTGAAGGTAGTGAAGAGCTTATGGCTAGCGGGCCTTTTGAGATTCTTGATGCCATGAACAGTAGCCAGGTAGAAGATGTGTGTTTGCACTACGAGGTAGAGGAAGTTTATCTTATGGCGGCTATGCTCAGCGCCACAGGTGAGAAATTCCCAGAGAAGGCTTGGGATCTGAATATGGGCTCACTATTCATTATTCTGAATTTAGCAAAGGAAAAAAAGATCAATAAGATTTTCTGGCCATCGAGTATTGCGGTTTTTGGGCCTACAACTCCGCAAGTTGATACCCCACAGCATACAATCATGGAGCCTTCCACAGTTTATGGCATAAGTAAACAAACAGGTGAACGATGGTGCGAGTATTACTTTAATAAGTATGGAGTTGATGTGAGGTCTATAAGGTATCCAGGGTTGATATCTTGGAAAACGCAGCCTGGAGGAGGTACTACTGATTATGCCATCGACATTTTTCACAAGGCGCTCAATGAGAAGGAGTACGAGTGTTTTCTCGAAGCTGATACCGCATTGCCTATGATGTATATGGAAGACGCGATTAGAGCCACACTTGAAATTATGATGGCGCCAAAAGAACACATTAAGATCAGGTCTTCTTACAATTTGAGCGGAATGAGCTTTACACCTAGTCAGATAGCAGCAGATATCACCCGTCATATCCCTGAATTCAAAATAGATTATCGTCCAGACTTTAGGCAAGAAATTGCAGACAGCTGGCCAGGTTCTATTAATGACGATCGCGCACGTAAAGATTGGGGCTGGAAACATGTCTATGATCTAGAGACTACGGTCGAGACCATGCTTGAAAATTTAAGATCCACCACAGGTTCTTCTATTGATAAGCCGACCAAGTTCTGA
- a CDS encoding TerB family tellurite resistance protein — protein MSYSKLFESGASTRNKSHFATLVSLAQSSGEIHPDQEKALIRFKSILDISDSSYEAILKDPSLYPVTPPNDSEERIAWLHDLFKIVFADLHLHEEEQKLLRKYARALGYNEEDANYLVTRSIEIFSGSLNLEDYRYLLNKNR, from the coding sequence ATGTCCTATTCTAAATTATTTGAGTCTGGTGCAAGTACCAGAAACAAAAGCCACTTTGCTACACTTGTAAGCCTCGCTCAATCCAGTGGTGAGATCCACCCTGATCAAGAGAAGGCACTTATACGCTTTAAGTCGATTTTAGACATTTCAGATTCTAGTTATGAGGCCATCTTAAAAGATCCTTCTTTGTATCCCGTTACGCCGCCTAATGATAGCGAGGAGCGTATAGCATGGTTGCACGATCTTTTCAAGATAGTTTTTGCAGACCTTCACCTTCATGAGGAAGAGCAAAAGTTGTTGAGGAAATATGCACGTGCTTTAGGTTATAATGAAGAAGATGCCAATTATCTCGTGACACGATCCATTGAAATCTTCTCTGGGTCACTTAATCTAGAGGATTATAGGTATTTGTTGAATAAGAATAGGTAA